One Thermococcus eurythermalis DNA segment encodes these proteins:
- a CDS encoding CBS domain-containing protein: MRVKTLMTKDPVVIQLPATREYALELFRKHNVRAFPVVNKEGNLVGIISIKRVLLHPDEDQLAMLIRREVPVVRPDDDLKKAVRKMLEMEYRRVVVVDDEGKVVGILTVGDIVRRYLAKNEKLRDVTIEPYYQRNVGVVWQGTPLKAALKALLLCNAMAIPVIDDDGNLVGMVDETDILKDSEVIRVMKSTDLAVSSEEDWILESHPTLLFEKAELQLPKKPVRDIMNTDLIVATPHMSVYDVAQKMVKYHIEQLPVIKGEGDLVGIVRDMDIIKVILNK, encoded by the coding sequence ATGCGTGTGAAAACCTTGATGACCAAAGACCCGGTGGTCATACAGCTCCCCGCCACGAGGGAGTACGCCCTTGAGCTCTTCAGAAAACACAACGTAAGGGCGTTCCCTGTTGTAAACAAAGAAGGAAATCTTGTTGGGATAATAAGCATCAAACGTGTCCTCCTCCACCCTGACGAGGATCAGCTCGCCATGCTCATACGTAGAGAAGTCCCCGTTGTCAGGCCGGACGACGACCTGAAGAAGGCCGTCAGGAAGATGCTTGAGATGGAATACCGCCGCGTTGTCGTCGTGGACGATGAGGGAAAGGTCGTTGGCATACTCACCGTTGGCGATATTGTGAGGCGCTACTTGGCAAAGAACGAGAAGCTCAGGGACGTAACGATTGAGCCATACTACCAGAGGAACGTCGGTGTTGTGTGGCAGGGCACCCCACTGAAGGCCGCGCTCAAAGCGCTCCTCCTGTGCAACGCGATGGCAATCCCTGTCATAGACGACGACGGAAACCTTGTTGGCATGGTGGACGAAACCGATATCCTCAAGGACAGCGAGGTCATAAGGGTCATGAAGAGTACGGATCTGGCAGTCTCAAGCGAGGAAGACTGGATTCTTGAGAGCCACCCAACGCTCCTCTTTGAGAAGGCCGAGCTCCAGCTTCCCAAGAAGCCCGTCAGGGACATCATGAACACAGACCTTATCGTTGCAACGCCCCACATGAGCGTCTACGACGTTGCCCAGAAGATGGTGAAGTACCACATCGAGCAGCTGCCGGTGATAAAGGGTGAGGGGGACCTCGTCGGCATCGTAAGGGATATGGACATAATCAAGGTTATCCTCAACAAGTGA
- a CDS encoding homoserine dehydrogenase — translation MREVKVQLFGFGNVGRAVARVLLEKERFFREKYGVEFRVVSIADTTGTVWLPEGIDLREALLVKETFGKLSAWTNDYEVYSFSPAEIVKEVEADVVIDVTNDRGAYEWHMKALNEGKAVVTSNKPPLAFHYAELIGEAERKGLPYLFEATVMAGTPVIGLLRENLLGDSMKRIKAVLNATTTFILSRMEQGIDFDGAVKQAQELGIAERDPSGDVLGIDAGYKATILHCVAFKPITFDEISVKGIAEVTVDEVKRALSKGKRIRLVATVEDGNVRVAPEEVSGPLAVSSNENVAVVESDLLGELLIKGAGAGLKETASGVVSDLVKASLRLRE, via the coding sequence ATGCGGGAGGTCAAGGTTCAGCTTTTCGGCTTTGGTAACGTTGGGAGGGCCGTTGCCCGCGTTCTCCTCGAAAAGGAGCGCTTCTTCAGGGAAAAATACGGGGTGGAGTTCAGGGTCGTGAGCATAGCAGATACGACCGGGACAGTGTGGCTTCCTGAAGGTATAGACCTTAGGGAGGCCCTCCTCGTCAAGGAGACCTTTGGAAAGCTTTCCGCCTGGACGAACGACTACGAGGTCTACAGCTTTTCCCCTGCCGAGATCGTGAAAGAAGTTGAGGCGGACGTTGTGATAGATGTGACGAACGACAGGGGCGCCTACGAGTGGCACATGAAAGCACTCAACGAGGGTAAGGCGGTCGTTACGAGCAACAAGCCGCCGCTGGCATTCCACTACGCGGAGCTCATCGGCGAGGCCGAGAGAAAGGGCCTTCCCTATCTCTTTGAGGCGACAGTGATGGCCGGGACGCCGGTCATCGGGCTCCTCCGCGAGAACCTGCTCGGCGACTCGATGAAGCGGATTAAGGCAGTTCTGAACGCGACGACAACTTTCATACTCAGCAGAATGGAGCAGGGGATTGACTTCGATGGTGCCGTGAAGCAGGCCCAGGAGCTGGGAATAGCCGAGAGGGACCCGAGTGGAGACGTTCTTGGAATTGACGCGGGCTACAAGGCCACGATTCTTCACTGCGTGGCCTTCAAGCCGATTACCTTTGATGAGATTTCAGTGAAAGGTATTGCTGAGGTCACGGTTGATGAGGTTAAGAGGGCCCTCTCGAAGGGGAAGAGGATTCGGCTCGTCGCGACCGTGGAAGATGGGAACGTGAGGGTCGCCCCTGAGGAGGTATCTGGGCCATTGGCAGTTTCAAGCAACGAGAACGTTGCAGTGGTTGAGAGCGACCTCCTCGGCGAGCTCCTCATTAAAGGGGCCGGCGCCGGGCTGAAGGAGACCGCGAGCGGAGTTGTCAGCGATCTGGTGAAGGCGTCGCTGAGGCTTAGAGAGTAG
- a CDS encoding ASCH domain-containing protein, translating to MEHVIALHQVYAELIFRGLKTVEVRKRRAFEEGDLVFLYIARGNPYELRDTLRRLNLHEEQTLTQRGTIAGGFEVGEVIKADLETLWEMAKDTSGLTLVHGENGKKWLGNYIKDYGYVFTIERPFLFKEPMSREEMKERYGIHVEGIIHLSRKTRKPWVRALIEDLLAREYFYP from the coding sequence ATGGAGCACGTCATAGCGCTCCACCAGGTGTATGCGGAGCTCATATTCCGCGGACTTAAGACCGTTGAGGTTAGGAAGAGGAGGGCATTTGAGGAGGGCGACCTGGTTTTCCTCTATATAGCGAGGGGCAACCCATACGAGCTGAGGGACACGCTCAGGAGGCTTAACCTTCACGAGGAGCAGACGCTGACCCAGAGGGGGACGATAGCTGGCGGCTTTGAGGTCGGAGAGGTCATAAAGGCAGACCTTGAGACGCTGTGGGAGATGGCAAAGGACACCAGCGGGCTGACCCTCGTCCACGGCGAGAACGGGAAGAAGTGGCTGGGCAACTACATCAAGGACTACGGCTACGTATTCACGATAGAGAGGCCGTTCCTATTCAAGGAGCCGATGAGCAGGGAAGAGATGAAAGAACGGTACGGAATCCATGTAGAAGGCATAATCCACCTATCGAGAAAAACGAGAAAGCCGTGGGTTAGGGCCCTAATCGAAGACCTGCTGGCGAGGGAGTACTTTTACCCCTGA
- a CDS encoding ZPR1 zinc finger domain-containing protein, producing the protein MSEIKKNGERVNADPEVGDVQVISLGDCPICGGKGTLKAIQHIHEIPYFGKVMESTIICEKCGYRNADVMILEDRPPKLYTVKVEGEKDLFTRVVRSKSGTIELEEMGVKIEPGPAAEGFITNVEGVLERVRETLLMAREFRRQEGDEEAVKKADEILSYIEDVKKGRKPLTVRIADPLGNSALIGEKVKSRLLTEEEIKKLSLGPYQIINPEELEGSGNGSEEASSEKTNENKEAQG; encoded by the coding sequence ATGAGTGAGATTAAGAAGAATGGCGAGAGAGTTAATGCTGACCCTGAAGTTGGCGACGTCCAGGTCATAAGCCTCGGGGACTGTCCCATCTGCGGTGGAAAAGGGACGCTCAAGGCCATACAGCACATTCACGAAATACCTTACTTCGGCAAGGTCATGGAGAGCACCATCATCTGCGAGAAGTGCGGCTACCGCAATGCCGACGTCATGATACTTGAGGACAGACCGCCAAAGCTCTACACTGTGAAGGTCGAGGGGGAGAAGGACCTCTTCACCCGCGTCGTGAGGAGCAAGAGCGGAACCATAGAGCTAGAGGAGATGGGCGTCAAGATTGAGCCAGGGCCTGCGGCAGAGGGATTCATCACCAACGTCGAGGGCGTCCTTGAGCGCGTCCGCGAGACGCTCCTCATGGCCAGGGAGTTCAGGAGGCAGGAGGGCGACGAGGAGGCCGTGAAGAAGGCCGACGAGATACTCAGCTACATAGAAGACGTCAAGAAAGGGAGGAAGCCCCTGACTGTGAGGATAGCAGACCCACTCGGCAACAGCGCGCTGATAGGCGAGAAGGTCAAGAGCAGACTGCTGACCGAGGAAGAGATAAAGAAGCTCAGCCTTGGGCCGTACCAGATAATCAACCCGGAAGAGCTTGAGGGCTCTGGAAACGGGTCAGAAGAAGCCAGCTCAGAGAAGACCAACGAAAACAAAGAGGCTCAGGGGTAA
- a CDS encoding cell division protein SepF — MGLFDSLKKKESKPKMKPPSSVKKEAAAPRHDIDVVPIEEDVLAKELLKPQIRYLKKISVTSYSDLERISSELQEGNIVIVDLTPLFKRPDVLEKVAEQIKGMVNAFGGQAAKICKDEVKLIILPEDIKIAK; from the coding sequence ATGGGACTGTTTGACAGCCTCAAAAAGAAGGAAAGCAAACCTAAAATGAAGCCTCCCTCAAGCGTTAAGAAGGAGGCCGCCGCTCCGAGGCATGACATCGATGTTGTACCGATTGAGGAGGATGTTCTTGCTAAGGAGCTTCTCAAGCCTCAAATTCGCTACCTGAAAAAGATATCGGTGACCAGCTACTCAGACCTCGAGAGGATTTCCAGCGAGCTTCAGGAGGGCAACATAGTCATAGTTGACCTGACTCCCCTTTTCAAGCGGCCGGACGTCCTTGAAAAGGTCGCCGAGCAGATTAAGGGTATGGTCAACGCCTTCGGCGGGCAGGCCGCGAAGATATGCAAAGATGAGGTTAAGCTCATTATACTCCCCGAGGACATAAAGATTGCCAAGTGA